A single genomic interval of Amycolatopsis albispora harbors:
- a CDS encoding MerR family transcriptional regulator translates to MGERMQIGEVAERTGLSLRTIRYYEEVGLVVPSARSQGGFRLYTEPDIDRLQLIKRMKPLGFQLEEMRDLLAILDPTPGCPEIEDPAARLVEFREATAKARAELRAKLAIAEEFEVLLRSHILALKSRH, encoded by the coding sequence GTGGGCGAGCGGATGCAGATCGGCGAGGTCGCCGAGCGCACCGGGCTGTCGCTGCGCACGATCCGGTACTACGAGGAAGTCGGGCTGGTGGTGCCCAGCGCACGCAGCCAGGGCGGATTCCGGCTGTACACGGAACCGGACATCGACCGGCTCCAGCTGATCAAGCGGATGAAGCCACTGGGTTTCCAGCTGGAGGAGATGCGCGACCTGCTGGCGATCCTCGACCCGACGCCGGGCTGCCCGGAGATCGAGGACCCGGCGGCGCGGCTGGTCGAATTCCGCGAGGCCACCGCGAAGGCACGCGCCGAGCTGCGGGCGAAACTGGCCATCGCCGAGGAGTTCGAGGTCCTGCTGCGGTCGCACATCCTGGCCTTGAAGTCGCGGCACTGA
- a CDS encoding non-reducing end alpha-L-arabinofuranosidase family hydrolase, with protein MLGVGSLRRGRRSAAFAAVMVMLAGALLGVGVTAAGAATVDPNAWYVLVNRNSGKVLDVSGVSTSDGAQLHQWSRADSGNQQFQFVDSGGGYYRVKARHSGKVLDVYNFSTADGANIVQWTDHNTTNQQFRLADSPDGHVRLLNRNSGKAVEVQGGSTADGGRVVQYADHGGTNQQWQLVPVTSAPGGALPSSFQWSSSGVLAGPKPDAQHPGALAVKDFTVVRHNNQWVVYATTASPSGWGLVNYNFGDWSQAAAAPHTYLDTASAIGPGYRAAPQLFHFAPQNLWYLVYQTAPPTYSTSTNPADPRSWSAPRTFIAQEPPIVTQNKGDGQWIDFWVICDSANCYLFFSDDNGHIYRAQTTMANFPNGFGNTQIVLSDAKYALFEATNVYKVAGANQYLLIQEAIGANGRYFRSFTSSSLTGTWTPLAATESNPFAGKNNVTFPGGVWTHDISHGELVRASNDQTLTINPCHLQYVYQGMAPGSGGDYLKLPWRMGLLTQTNSTC; from the coding sequence ATGCTCGGCGTGGGAAGTCTCCGGCGGGGACGACGATCGGCGGCATTCGCCGCGGTGATGGTGATGCTGGCCGGCGCGTTGCTCGGCGTCGGCGTGACGGCGGCGGGAGCGGCGACCGTGGATCCGAACGCGTGGTACGTGCTGGTCAACCGCAACAGCGGCAAGGTGCTCGACGTGTCCGGGGTGTCCACTTCGGACGGTGCGCAACTGCACCAGTGGAGCCGCGCCGACAGCGGCAACCAGCAGTTCCAGTTCGTCGACTCGGGCGGCGGGTACTACCGGGTCAAGGCACGGCACTCGGGCAAGGTGCTCGACGTGTACAACTTCTCCACCGCCGACGGCGCGAACATCGTGCAGTGGACCGACCACAACACCACCAACCAGCAGTTCCGGCTGGCCGACTCCCCGGACGGGCACGTCCGCCTGCTCAACCGGAACAGCGGCAAAGCGGTCGAGGTCCAGGGCGGCTCCACCGCCGACGGCGGCCGGGTGGTCCAGTACGCCGACCACGGCGGCACCAACCAGCAGTGGCAGCTCGTCCCGGTCACCAGCGCCCCCGGCGGTGCGCTGCCGTCGAGTTTCCAGTGGTCTTCGAGCGGCGTGCTGGCCGGGCCGAAGCCGGACGCGCAGCACCCCGGCGCGCTGGCGGTCAAGGACTTCACCGTGGTGCGGCACAACAACCAGTGGGTGGTGTACGCCACCACCGCCAGCCCGTCCGGCTGGGGACTGGTCAACTACAACTTCGGTGACTGGTCGCAGGCCGCCGCGGCACCGCACACGTATCTGGACACCGCCTCGGCGATCGGCCCCGGTTATCGCGCGGCGCCGCAGCTGTTCCACTTCGCCCCGCAGAACCTGTGGTACCTGGTCTACCAGACGGCGCCGCCGACCTATTCCACCAGCACCAATCCGGCCGATCCGCGGTCGTGGTCGGCACCGCGCACCTTCATCGCGCAGGAACCGCCGATCGTCACGCAGAACAAGGGCGACGGCCAGTGGATCGACTTCTGGGTGATCTGCGACAGCGCGAACTGCTACCTGTTCTTCAGCGACGACAACGGCCACATCTACCGCGCGCAGACGACCATGGCGAATTTCCCGAACGGTTTCGGCAACACCCAGATCGTGCTGTCGGATGCCAAGTACGCGTTGTTCGAAGCGACGAACGTGTACAAGGTGGCCGGTGCCAACCAGTACCTGCTGATCCAGGAAGCGATCGGCGCGAACGGACGCTATTTCCGCTCGTTCACTTCCAGCAGCCTCACCGGGACCTGGACCCCGCTCGCGGCCACGGAGAGCAACCCGTTCGCCGGTAAGAACAACGTCACCTTCCCCGGCGGTGTGTGGACCCACGACATCAGTCACGGGGAGCTGGTGCGCGCCAGCAACGACCAGACCCTGACCATCAACCCGTGCCACCTGCAATACGTGTACCAGGGCATGGCGCCGGGCTCGGGCGGTGATTACCTCAAGCTGCCCTGGCGGATGGGCCTGCTCACCCAGACCAATTCCACCTGCTGA
- a CDS encoding SulP family inorganic anion transporter, producing the protein MLSSLLPVARPSWLSPKVARTEILAGLVVALALIPEAISFSIIAGVDPSVGLFASFTMAVVISIAGGRAAMISAATGAIALVVAPLAREHGLSYLIATVILGGLCQIVLGSLGVARLMRFVPRSVMVGFVNALAILIFLAQVPELIDVPWPVYPLFAAGLGIMVLFPKLTKVVPAPLVSIVALTALTIAAGVAVPTVGDKGALPDSLPVPGLPAVPFTFDTLALLAPYAFAFALVGLMESLMTAKLVDDITDTHSNKTREAIGQGIANVVTGFFGGMGGCAMIGQTMINVKTAGARTRLSTFLAGVFLMILCIVFGPVVSDIPMAALVAVMVLVAFGTFDWHSVAPATLKRMPAGEIAVMVITVAVVVATDNLAIGVVVGSITAMVIFARRVAHLVEVSAVTDPGGGQVVYAVTGELFFASSNDLVYQFDYANDPDNVVIDLTDAHIWDASTVAALDAITTKYAARGKTVEIVGLNKHSAVMHGKLSGELSASH; encoded by the coding sequence GTGCTGAGTTCCCTGCTTCCCGTCGCACGACCGTCGTGGCTGTCACCGAAGGTGGCGCGCACCGAGATCCTGGCCGGGCTGGTGGTGGCGCTGGCGCTGATCCCGGAGGCGATCTCGTTCTCGATCATCGCCGGTGTCGATCCCAGCGTGGGGTTGTTCGCCTCGTTCACCATGGCCGTGGTCATCTCGATCGCCGGCGGCCGCGCGGCGATGATCTCCGCGGCCACCGGGGCCATCGCGCTCGTGGTCGCCCCGCTGGCGCGTGAGCACGGCCTGAGCTACCTCATCGCCACGGTGATCCTGGGCGGGCTGTGCCAGATCGTGCTGGGCTCGCTCGGCGTCGCCCGGCTGATGCGGTTCGTGCCGCGCAGCGTCATGGTCGGCTTTGTCAACGCGCTGGCGATCCTGATCTTCCTGGCGCAGGTGCCCGAGCTGATCGACGTGCCGTGGCCGGTGTACCCGCTGTTCGCCGCCGGACTGGGGATCATGGTGCTGTTCCCCAAGCTCACCAAGGTGGTTCCGGCGCCGCTGGTGTCCATTGTGGCCTTGACCGCGCTGACGATCGCCGCGGGCGTCGCGGTGCCCACGGTGGGGGACAAGGGCGCGCTGCCGGACTCGCTCCCGGTCCCCGGGCTGCCCGCGGTCCCGTTCACCTTCGACACGCTGGCGCTGCTCGCGCCGTATGCGTTCGCCTTCGCGCTGGTCGGGCTGATGGAATCGCTGATGACCGCGAAACTGGTCGACGACATCACCGACACCCACTCGAACAAGACCCGCGAGGCGATCGGGCAGGGCATCGCCAACGTGGTGACCGGCTTCTTCGGCGGCATGGGCGGCTGCGCGATGATCGGCCAGACCATGATCAACGTCAAGACCGCCGGTGCCCGCACCCGGCTCTCGACCTTCCTGGCCGGGGTGTTCCTGATGATCCTGTGCATCGTGTTCGGCCCGGTCGTCTCCGACATCCCGATGGCGGCACTGGTCGCGGTGATGGTGCTGGTCGCCTTCGGCACCTTCGACTGGCACAGCGTCGCCCCGGCCACCTTGAAGCGGATGCCGGCCGGGGAGATCGCGGTCATGGTGATCACCGTCGCCGTGGTGGTGGCGACCGACAACCTCGCGATCGGGGTGGTGGTCGGCTCGATCACCGCGATGGTCATCTTCGCCCGCCGGGTCGCGCACCTGGTGGAGGTCAGCGCGGTCACCGATCCCGGCGGCGGGCAGGTGGTCTACGCGGTCACCGGTGAGCTGTTCTTCGCCTCCAGCAACGACCTGGTCTACCAGTTCGACTACGCGAACGACCCGGACAACGTGGTCATCGACCTCACCGATGCCCACATCTGGGACGCCTCCACGGTGGCCGCACTCGACGCGATCACCACCAAGTACGCCGCACGCGGCAAGACCGTGGAGATCGTCGGCCTCAACAAGCACAGCGCGGTCATGCACGGCAAGCTCAGCGGGGAACTGAGCGCCAGCCACTGA
- a CDS encoding type 1 glutamine amidotransferase domain-containing protein translates to MNKILIVMSAADTWERTDGSSYATGYWAEEVAAPHEKFAEAGFTVDFASPGGVRQPLDRHSADPEIAGPDCGRYVEHAERALREFGPLRKLDEVDIDDYVAVVLPGGHGPVVDLHQDPGLGRLLTAADAAGKVIGAVCHGPAGLLSAVDAEGKWLFAGRKMAAFTDEEERLFGTAEGAPWLLASRLRELGAEHTSGPAYQPYNVRDRNLFTGQNPASSAPMAEAMIDALT, encoded by the coding sequence GTGAACAAGATCCTGATCGTCATGTCCGCGGCCGACACCTGGGAGCGGACCGACGGCTCGTCCTACGCCACCGGGTACTGGGCCGAGGAAGTGGCCGCACCGCACGAAAAGTTCGCCGAGGCGGGCTTCACCGTCGACTTCGCTTCCCCCGGTGGTGTGCGGCAGCCACTCGACCGGCACAGCGCCGACCCCGAGATCGCCGGTCCGGACTGCGGCCGGTATGTGGAGCACGCCGAACGCGCCCTGCGGGAGTTCGGTCCGCTGCGCAAGCTCGACGAGGTGGACATCGACGACTACGTCGCGGTGGTGCTGCCCGGCGGGCACGGCCCGGTGGTCGACCTCCACCAGGATCCCGGCCTCGGCCGCCTGCTCACCGCGGCGGACGCGGCCGGGAAGGTGATCGGCGCCGTCTGCCACGGCCCGGCCGGGCTGCTGTCCGCTGTGGACGCCGAGGGGAAGTGGCTGTTCGCCGGGCGGAAGATGGCGGCCTTCACCGACGAGGAGGAACGGCTGTTCGGCACGGCGGAAGGCGCGCCGTGGCTGCTGGCCAGCCGGTTGCGTGAGCTGGGCGCGGAACACACCAGCGGCCCGGCCTACCAGCCGTACAACGTCCGTGACCGGAACCTGTTCACCGGCCAGAACCCGGCGTCGAGCGCCCCGATGGCCGAGGCCATGATCGACGCGCTCACCTAG
- a CDS encoding DJ-1/PfpI family protein: MDLPFGEVDPAEFDALVIPGGRAPEYIRTDPDVARIVQYFFDHELPVGTICHGAQVPAALGLLRGRTTAAFPPLKTDVELAGATFADAPDVVDGAMVSCRGWPDLPEWSRAFMRVLEKSAR, encoded by the coding sequence GTGGACCTGCCGTTCGGCGAGGTCGACCCGGCGGAGTTCGACGCGCTCGTCATCCCCGGTGGACGCGCACCGGAGTACATCCGGACCGATCCCGACGTGGCCCGCATCGTCCAGTACTTCTTCGACCACGAGCTGCCCGTCGGCACCATCTGCCACGGCGCCCAGGTGCCCGCCGCGCTCGGCCTGCTGCGCGGCCGCACCACGGCGGCCTTCCCTCCCCTGAAGACCGACGTGGAACTGGCGGGCGCGACCTTCGCCGACGCACCGGACGTCGTCGACGGCGCGATGGTCTCCTGCCGCGGCTGGCCCGACCTGCCCGAGTGGTCGCGCGCGTTCATGCGGGTGCTGGAGAAGTCAGCGCGGTGA
- a CDS encoding transposase family protein gives MTSYRATLDVDRPIGQYLAQLLADERARRGTRTGRRALTVWGHAVLVLRWLRDATRVKNLATDNHIGLATAYRYLHEGLTALASQAPELPDVLAQRLAAGDTHLILDGTLVRTTRVAGTVGKTRGRTAGSRVHRWYSGKHRAFGANIQFLATADGFPLWCSEQLPGTVNDLTAARTHGIIGPLCAAAAHGLTILADKAYHAAGIGIRTPFKGAPGNHPLHGRPLHIDQHSHNTLHNSLRARGERAAALLKTRWRALQRVTLSPSHIGTIIKAALVLTQLEHQDRY, from the coding sequence GTGACCTCCTATCGTGCCACGCTCGATGTCGACCGCCCGATCGGCCAGTACCTCGCCCAGCTCCTGGCCGACGAACGCGCCCGCCGCGGCACCCGCACCGGCCGCCGGGCACTAACGGTCTGGGGCCACGCCGTGCTGGTCCTGCGCTGGCTCCGCGACGCCACCCGGGTGAAAAACCTCGCCACCGACAACCACATCGGCCTGGCCACCGCTTACCGCTACCTGCACGAAGGCCTCACCGCACTGGCCAGCCAAGCCCCCGAGCTGCCCGACGTGCTGGCCCAGCGCCTGGCCGCCGGGGACACCCACCTCATCCTCGATGGCACCCTGGTCCGCACCACCCGCGTCGCCGGCACCGTCGGTAAAACCCGCGGCCGGACCGCCGGTAGCCGGGTGCATCGCTGGTACTCCGGCAAACACCGCGCCTTCGGCGCCAACATCCAGTTCCTGGCCACCGCCGACGGATTCCCCCTGTGGTGCTCCGAGCAGCTACCCGGCACCGTCAACGACCTCACCGCCGCCCGCACCCACGGCATCATCGGCCCACTCTGCGCCGCCGCCGCACACGGCCTGACCATCCTGGCCGACAAGGCCTACCACGCCGCCGGGATCGGTATCCGCACCCCGTTCAAAGGCGCCCCCGGCAACCACCCCCTGCACGGACGGCCGCTGCACATCGACCAGCACAGCCACAACACGCTCCACAACAGTCTGCGGGCCCGCGGCGAACGCGCCGCCGCCCTGCTCAAAACCCGCTGGAGAGCCCTCCAGCGGGTCACTCTCAGCCCCAGCCACATCGGCACCATCATCAAAGCGGCCCTGGTACTCACCCAACTCGAGCACCAAGACCGCTACTGA
- a CDS encoding arabinosyltransferase domain-containing protein, with protein sequence MASATAPEVTRADEPRTRTRRRSFPRWWPALPLATIAFALAIPFAPVKAEQVEVSWPRAGQPAHSSVAMFLPYRPLSLDVTVGCTAVTAAAPGATTTAFSTFPADSADARQGLALQIRDRQLVGVFDDREYPLGPVPPGGCEYRVHAEGNELRLAVSSPTGERELVRAEALVPQVVAFVTDLPAGGSAGAVSARAQADARFQTSPTPLKVVLMAGFAIGALGCVVAGFRIFGQRRGDPGTKLPWRADAVWTGLVGAGIAVWGVLGPQTVDDGWFLGMHRNLEASGFAGDYYMALNAAETPAILLQYLFAPLFQVSWAPLMTRVPAMVAGLAIWLLVLGITRLLRRYTEAPRVPTALLAAAFAVVWMSSGVGLRPEPFVVLCTGISAYTAVRARLGGNPGWLVVGGLAAGACFAVTSTGMLALIPLVVGVLFTAGRSLGTQRTVVLLALVAAAVAVASPLVFLNSGIGGFADSAGARYWYGAAQSWYGEFSRYQMLLGGVPEDFSFEQHPARRLPVLLSIALLVIVVVLSPRHQPGHTFSGVFSWPFAWLGLGLAALLLTPTKIASHFSALDFFSALVIAYGLAALPRAFARERAGWVIRFSALFIITVVLSLVWYGPNSWWAYHRFGMPFLDQHLAGGLLASPAVLVLGGGAVAGAFLLWQKHSGRRGADAQPWHTRLAGWTALVIAGGSVVVMPVALVALHGKAALNQHTTGSWSPVHTNLASITGQTCGAADAVRLGDGSTLTERIGQASGPALVDWPISVWYPCARLPVLADGLVEPPALLLRAPHQYGYHGDLTRSYRPHGGAFAPLESVATYRETPAALTGHADPAAWGTLSEVHYRYPTDGFDKQVTTTTKPGWWRGPTYASEDYTGQPAP encoded by the coding sequence ATGGCGTCGGCCACGGCACCGGAGGTGACCCGCGCGGACGAGCCCCGGACGCGCACCCGGCGGAGGTCGTTTCCGCGGTGGTGGCCGGCGTTGCCGCTGGCCACGATCGCGTTCGCGCTGGCGATCCCGTTCGCGCCGGTCAAGGCCGAGCAGGTCGAGGTGTCGTGGCCGCGAGCCGGGCAGCCCGCGCACTCTTCGGTGGCGATGTTCCTGCCGTACCGCCCGCTGAGCCTGGACGTCACCGTGGGCTGCACGGCGGTCACCGCCGCCGCGCCCGGCGCGACCACCACCGCTTTCTCGACCTTCCCCGCCGACTCCGCCGACGCCCGCCAGGGGCTGGCACTGCAGATCCGCGACCGGCAGCTGGTGGGCGTCTTCGACGATCGTGAGTACCCGCTCGGGCCGGTTCCGCCCGGCGGTTGCGAATACCGGGTGCACGCCGAAGGCAACGAGCTGCGCCTAGCCGTGTCGTCCCCCACCGGGGAACGGGAACTCGTGCGGGCCGAAGCGCTGGTCCCGCAGGTGGTCGCGTTCGTGACGGACCTGCCCGCCGGCGGATCGGCCGGTGCGGTGTCGGCTCGCGCGCAGGCCGACGCCCGGTTCCAGACCTCGCCCACCCCGCTGAAAGTGGTGCTGATGGCCGGGTTCGCCATCGGCGCGCTCGGCTGCGTTGTCGCCGGGTTCAGGATTTTCGGGCAGCGGCGCGGTGATCCCGGGACGAAGCTGCCGTGGCGCGCGGACGCGGTCTGGACCGGGCTGGTCGGCGCCGGGATCGCCGTCTGGGGTGTGCTGGGCCCGCAGACCGTGGACGACGGCTGGTTCCTCGGCATGCACCGCAATCTCGAGGCGTCGGGGTTCGCGGGCGACTACTACATGGCGCTCAACGCCGCCGAAACACCGGCGATCCTGCTGCAGTACCTGTTCGCGCCGCTGTTCCAGGTGAGCTGGGCGCCGCTGATGACGCGGGTGCCCGCCATGGTGGCCGGGCTGGCGATCTGGCTGCTGGTCCTGGGCATCACCCGGCTGCTGCGCCGGTACACCGAGGCTCCCCGTGTGCCCACCGCGTTGCTCGCCGCGGCGTTCGCCGTGGTGTGGATGTCCAGCGGGGTCGGCCTGCGGCCCGAGCCCTTTGTGGTGCTGTGCACCGGGATCAGCGCCTACACCGCGGTCCGGGCGCGGCTGGGCGGCAATCCGGGCTGGCTGGTGGTCGGCGGGCTCGCGGCGGGCGCGTGCTTCGCGGTGACCTCGACCGGCATGCTCGCGCTGATCCCGCTGGTGGTCGGCGTGCTGTTCACCGCGGGGCGGTCACTCGGCACCCAGCGCACCGTGGTGCTGCTGGCGTTGGTGGCCGCCGCCGTGGCCGTGGCCTCGCCGCTGGTCTTCCTGAACTCCGGCATCGGCGGTTTCGCCGACTCCGCCGGCGCCCGCTACTGGTACGGCGCCGCGCAGAGCTGGTACGGCGAGTTCAGCCGCTACCAGATGCTGCTCGGCGGGGTGCCCGAGGACTTCAGCTTCGAGCAGCATCCCGCGCGCCGCCTGCCGGTGCTGCTGAGCATCGCGCTGCTGGTGATCGTGGTGGTGCTCAGCCCACGGCACCAGCCGGGGCACACCTTCTCGGGCGTGTTCAGCTGGCCGTTCGCCTGGCTCGGGCTCGGCCTGGCCGCGCTGCTGCTCACCCCCACCAAGATCGCCTCGCACTTCTCGGCGCTGGACTTCTTCTCCGCGCTGGTGATCGCCTACGGCCTGGCCGCGCTGCCCCGCGCCTTCGCCCGCGAACGAGCGGGCTGGGTGATCCGGTTCTCGGCGCTGTTCATCATCACCGTCGTGCTCAGCCTCGTCTGGTACGGGCCGAATTCGTGGTGGGCCTACCACCGGTTCGGCATGCCGTTCCTCGACCAGCACCTGGCCGGCGGCCTGCTCGCCAGTCCCGCGGTCCTGGTGCTCGGCGGCGGCGCGGTCGCCGGGGCCTTCCTGCTCTGGCAGAAGCACTCCGGCCGCCGCGGCGCCGACGCGCAACCGTGGCACACCCGCCTCGCCGGATGGACCGCGCTGGTCATCGCCGGGGGTTCCGTCGTCGTCATGCCGGTCGCGCTGGTGGCCCTGCACGGCAAGGCCGCGCTCAACCAGCACACGACCGGTTCGTGGTCCCCCGTGCACACCAACCTCGCCTCGATCACCGGGCAGACCTGCGGGGCCGCCGACGCCGTCCGGCTCGGCGACGGCAGCACCCTCACCGAGCGCATCGGCCAGGCATCCGGCCCGGCGCTGGTCGACTGGCCGATCTCGGTCTGGTACCCGTGCGCCCGGCTCCCCGTGCTCGCCGACGGACTGGTCGAACCACCCGCGCTGCTGCTGCGCGCACCCCACCAGTACGGCTACCACGGCGACCTGACCCGCAGCTACCGGCCCCACGGCGGCGCCTTCGCCCCACTGGAATCCGTGGCGACCTACCGGGAAACACCCGCCGCCCTCACCGGCCACGCCGATCCCGCCGCCTGGGGCACGCTGTCCGAAGTCCACTACCGCTACCCCACCGACGGCTTCGACAAGCAGGTCACCACCACGACAAAGCCCGGCTGGTGGCGAGGCCCCACCTACGCCAGCGAGGACTACACCGGCCAGCCCGCACCCTGA
- a CDS encoding helix-turn-helix transcriptional regulator, whose protein sequence is MGSVAENNRELADFLRRARAQVDPSRAGLPADERVRRVPGLRREEVARLAGVSTDYYARLEQGRRITPSAAVVEAIGRALGLDAAGRAHLEDLIGLSAAPAGRRARDVQRVRPGLYQLLDSLDGEPALVLGRRTDVLAANRMAKALFTDFDRLPPARRNYARWMLLDEDARSLFVDWPEQARAAVESLRFETGRDPADRATAELVAELGERSPEFARWWEQHRVHQRTHGSKRLRHPVVGDLTVEYESLTPPGDPDTTLFVYTTEPDSPSRRAMNLLASWTAQGPERAAPAGP, encoded by the coding sequence ATGGGTTCCGTGGCCGAGAACAATCGCGAACTCGCCGACTTCCTGCGGCGGGCCCGTGCCCAGGTGGATCCGTCGCGGGCGGGCCTGCCCGCCGACGAGCGCGTGCGCCGCGTGCCGGGCCTGCGCCGTGAGGAGGTCGCCCGGCTGGCCGGTGTGTCCACCGACTACTACGCCCGGCTCGAACAGGGACGGCGCATCACGCCGTCGGCGGCCGTGGTCGAGGCGATCGGCAGGGCGCTCGGGCTCGACGCGGCCGGACGCGCCCATCTGGAGGACCTCATCGGGCTGTCCGCGGCCCCGGCGGGCCGTCGAGCCCGGGACGTGCAACGCGTGCGGCCGGGCCTGTACCAGCTTCTCGACTCGCTGGACGGCGAGCCCGCGCTCGTGCTCGGGCGCCGCACCGACGTCCTGGCCGCCAACCGGATGGCGAAGGCGTTGTTCACCGACTTCGACCGGCTGCCACCGGCGCGGCGCAACTACGCCCGCTGGATGTTGCTCGACGAGGACGCCCGGTCGCTGTTCGTGGACTGGCCGGAGCAGGCCAGGGCGGCGGTCGAGAGCCTGCGGTTCGAGACCGGCCGCGACCCCGCCGACCGCGCCACCGCCGAGTTGGTCGCCGAACTGGGCGAGCGCAGCCCTGAGTTCGCGCGGTGGTGGGAGCAGCACCGCGTCCATCAGCGCACCCACGGTTCGAAGCGCCTGCGCCACCCGGTCGTGGGCGACCTGACCGTCGAGTACGAAAGCCTCACTCCGCCCGGCGATCCGGACACGACCCTGTTCGTCTACACCACCGAGCCGGACTCCCCGTCCCGGCGGGCGATGAACCTGCTCGCGAGCTGGACGGCCCAGGGACCCGAGCGCGCTGCCCCGGCCGGACCTTGA